A single Synergistaceae bacterium DNA region contains:
- the rplP gene encoding 50S ribosomal protein L16, producing MLMPSRVKYRKSHRSPLRGISKGGTTIAFGDYGIQALENVWLTARQIEATRVAISRKMKKGGKIWIRVFPDRPYTKKPLETRMGKGKGAPEFWVAAVKRGRVLFEFSGIPEDVAQEAFRTASHKLPVKVRFVRSGGDA from the coding sequence ATGTTAATGCCAAGCAGAGTGAAGTACCGCAAATCACACAGATCACCCCTTCGCGGAATCTCTAAGGGAGGCACAACGATAGCCTTCGGAGATTACGGGATTCAGGCTCTCGAGAACGTGTGGCTCACAGCGCGCCAGATTGAGGCGACCCGTGTAGCAATATCGCGTAAGATGAAGAAGGGCGGGAAAATCTGGATTCGTGTGTTCCCGGACAGACCTTACACAAAGAAGCCTCTTGAGACTCGTATGGGTAAAGGCAAAGGAGCACCGGAGTTCTGGGTTGCCGCAGTGAAGAGAGGCCGCGTACTGTTCGAGTTCTCAGGGATTCCTGAAGATGTCGCGCAGGAAGCCTTCAGGACAGCATCTCACAAGCTGCCTGTGAAGGTTCGCTTTGTACGCAGCGGAGGTGATGCCTGA
- the rpmC gene encoding 50S ribosomal protein L29 — translation MNANEKPAKLRELSSEEIAGKIKEYKTELFNLRFQNAVGHLKNTSRIREVRKTIARLLTIATEKAVAEKEAQNA, via the coding sequence ATGAACGCAAACGAGAAACCGGCCAAGCTCAGGGAGTTATCGAGCGAGGAGATCGCCGGAAAGATTAAGGAGTACAAGACAGAATTATTCAACCTGCGTTTTCAGAATGCTGTCGGGCACCTGAAGAACACAAGCCGTATCCGTGAAGTCCGAAAGACTATCGCACGGCTCTTGACGATAGCGACTGAGAAGGCAGTTGCGGAAAAGGAAGCACAGAATGCCTAG
- the rpsS gene encoding 30S ribosomal protein S19 — MRSTKKGPFVEQRLLKRIEDMNVSGSKKVVKTWSRRSTVVPQMIGHTIAVHNGKMHLPVYISENMVGHKLGEFAPTRRFGHHAGQDKKAK, encoded by the coding sequence ATGCGTTCAACTAAGAAAGGGCCTTTTGTCGAACAGAGGCTTCTGAAGAGAATCGAGGACATGAACGTTTCGGGCAGCAAGAAGGTAGTAAAAACCTGGTCGAGACGCTCAACAGTAGTTCCGCAGATGATCGGCCACACGATCGCTGTGCATAACGGGAAAATGCATCTTCCTGTGTACATCAGCGAGAACATGGTGGGACACAAGCTCGGAGAGTTTGCCCCTACCCGCAGATTCGGCCATCACGCAGGGCAGGACAAGAAGGCTAAGTAA
- the rplN gene encoding 50S ribosomal protein L14: MIQLTTVLNVADNSGARKLFCIQVMGGSKRRYGTIGDVIVASVREAIPNSNIPKGSVVKAVIVRTKKEIRRRDGTYVRFDDNAAVLIDANGEPRGTRIFGPVGRELRAKKYMRILSLAPEVV; this comes from the coding sequence ATGATTCAGCTAACCACAGTTCTGAACGTCGCTGATAACTCAGGCGCAAGAAAGCTGTTCTGCATTCAGGTCATGGGCGGAAGCAAGAGGCGTTACGGCACAATCGGAGATGTAATCGTTGCATCAGTGCGCGAGGCCATCCCGAACAGCAACATTCCGAAGGGAAGCGTAGTGAAGGCCGTGATAGTCCGCACAAAGAAGGAAATCCGCCGCAGAGACGGAACATATGTCAGGTTTGACGACAACGCAGCAGTACTCATTGACGCGAACGGCGAACCCAGAGGCACGCGTATATTCGGGCCTGTAGGGCGTGAGCTGAGAGCAAAGAAGTATATGCGCATATTGTCGCTTGCTCCTGAAGTCGTATAG
- the rpsC gene encoding 30S ribosomal protein S3 codes for MGQKVHPIGYRLGVTSDFQARWYADKKNYAKKLHEDIKLRKYIMKKWEGAGISRIEIERVGPVVRFTIYTARPGVVIGKGGNEIQNIKNELQAITGGKVMVNVNEIKNPDVEAQLVAENIASSLERRVSFRRAMKQAIFRATKAGVKGIKAQVAGRLGGAEIARTEWYNEGQLPLSTIRADIDYGFSEAVTMYGVIGCKVWIYRDRKNEKAAAPARPARSRPANKGA; via the coding sequence ATGGGACAGAAAGTACACCCGATAGGCTACCGTCTCGGAGTAACGAGCGATTTTCAGGCGAGATGGTATGCCGACAAGAAGAATTACGCGAAAAAATTACACGAAGATATAAAGCTGCGTAAGTACATCATGAAGAAGTGGGAGGGTGCAGGTATCTCACGCATCGAGATCGAGCGCGTCGGGCCTGTAGTCCGCTTCACGATTTACACAGCACGTCCCGGCGTAGTGATAGGCAAGGGCGGCAACGAGATTCAGAACATCAAGAATGAGCTTCAGGCGATCACCGGCGGAAAAGTCATGGTGAACGTCAACGAGATCAAGAATCCCGACGTAGAAGCTCAGTTAGTGGCGGAGAACATCGCGAGTTCGCTTGAGCGCAGAGTGTCCTTCCGCCGTGCAATGAAGCAGGCAATCTTCCGTGCGACGAAGGCCGGAGTGAAGGGCATCAAGGCACAGGTAGCCGGACGCTTGGGCGGAGCAGAAATCGCCCGCACAGAGTGGTACAACGAGGGGCAGCTTCCCCTGTCGACCATCAGGGCAGATATAGATTACGGGTTCTCAGAGGCCGTAACAATGTACGGAGTAATCGGCTGCAAGGTCTGGATTTACCGCGACCGCAAGAACGAGAAGGCAGCAGCTCCGGCACGTCCGGCACGCAGCAGACCGGCGAATAAGGGGGCGTAA
- the rplX gene encoding 50S ribosomal protein L24, giving the protein MTVRLRKNDRVKVITGKDKGKEGKIIRRVPERDLVVVEGVNMVSRHVKPTQNNPQSGIIKQEAPIYASKVMLVCPQCGKATRVGSSFLENGKKVRVCKKCGQIIDRGGL; this is encoded by the coding sequence ATGACAGTAAGATTAAGGAAAAATGACCGCGTGAAAGTCATCACCGGCAAGGATAAAGGCAAGGAAGGCAAGATCATCCGCAGAGTACCCGAGCGCGATCTCGTAGTAGTCGAGGGCGTGAACATGGTATCGCGTCATGTGAAGCCGACCCAGAATAATCCGCAGTCCGGCATCATCAAGCAGGAAGCTCCGATTTATGCGAGCAAAGTCATGCTTGTATGCCCCCAGTGCGGAAAAGCGACGAGAGTCGGAAGTTCATTTCTTGAGAACGGCAAGAAGGTACGTGTTTGCAAGAAGTGCGGACAAATCATCGACAGAGGAGGACTCTAA
- the rplB gene encoding 50S ribosomal protein L2: protein MSIKQFKPYTPARRHMSIQGREDITADKPERSLVTQLRKHGGRNNTGRITMRHIGGGHRRAYRIIDFKRDKLGIPGKVATVEYDPNRNARIALINYVDGEKRYIILPKGLNVGDTIYSGPESDITPGNALKLKDIPVGTVIHNIEMAPGCGAKLVRSAGTSAQLMSKEGKYAYIRMPSGELRLILLECMATIGQVGNEDYDNISLGKAGATRHRGRRPHVRGMVMNPVDHPMGGGEGKSKSNKHPVSPWGTPAKGYKTRKKKPSDKLIIRRRYDK from the coding sequence ATGTCAATCAAACAATTCAAGCCGTATACCCCTGCACGCCGCCACATGAGCATTCAGGGACGCGAAGACATTACGGCAGATAAACCGGAACGCTCGCTCGTTACCCAGCTCCGCAAGCATGGAGGCCGCAACAACACCGGCAGAATAACCATGCGCCACATCGGAGGCGGGCACAGGAGAGCCTACCGCATAATAGATTTCAAGCGCGACAAGTTAGGCATACCCGGCAAGGTCGCCACAGTAGAGTACGATCCTAACCGCAACGCCCGCATAGCATTAATTAACTATGTGGACGGCGAGAAGAGATACATCATTCTTCCGAAGGGGCTTAACGTCGGCGACACGATATATTCAGGGCCTGAGAGCGACATCACTCCCGGCAACGCGCTTAAGCTGAAGGATATTCCGGTCGGCACGGTAATTCACAATATCGAGATGGCTCCCGGCTGCGGTGCAAAGCTGGTTCGTTCTGCAGGAACAAGCGCGCAGCTCATGTCCAAAGAGGGCAAGTATGCGTACATCAGGATGCCCAGCGGAGAATTAAGGCTTATTCTGCTTGAGTGCATGGCGACAATAGGTCAGGTCGGCAATGAGGACTACGACAACATCTCGCTCGGCAAGGCTGGCGCAACAAGGCACAGAGGACGCAGGCCTCACGTTCGCGGAATGGTCATGAACCCCGTAGATCACCCTATGGGCGGCGGTGAAGGCAAATCCAAGTCCAACAAGCACCCCGTATCACCTTGGGGCACTCCTGCGAAGGGATACAAGACGCGCAAGAAGAAGCCTTCGGATAAGCTGATTATCCGCAGACGCTATGACAAGTAA
- the rplV gene encoding 50S ribosomal protein L22, which produces MPEIKTATAKTVNVRISPYKVRQVLELIRGKSAEKAVVILKFSDKKAARIILKVLNSAMANAEHNYGMDLDKLYVHEAYANQGPMMKRFRPVSMGRAHPYVHKTSHVTITVGERQ; this is translated from the coding sequence ATGCCAGAGATAAAGACAGCAACAGCTAAGACCGTCAATGTGAGGATTTCTCCCTATAAGGTGAGGCAGGTGCTCGAACTTATACGCGGGAAGTCAGCAGAGAAGGCCGTAGTGATACTCAAATTCAGCGACAAGAAGGCAGCACGCATAATCTTGAAGGTGCTTAACAGTGCTATGGCGAACGCAGAGCATAATTACGGAATGGATCTCGACAAACTCTATGTTCATGAGGCCTACGCGAATCAAGGGCCAATGATGAAGAGGTTCAGGCCGGTATCAATGGGACGTGCTCATCCTTACGTGCACAAGACATCACACGTAACGATCACGGTCGGCGAACGTCAGTAG
- the rpsQ gene encoding 30S ribosomal protein S17 yields the protein MPSKVRTGIVVSDKMDKTIVVRVECMAEHPLYGKRIKRAKKYVAHDAENTCRMGDEVRIRETRPLSKTKRWELLEITRRAPVFGTDETLEAVSEEVQG from the coding sequence ATGCCTAGTAAAGTAAGAACGGGTATAGTCGTCAGCGACAAGATGGACAAAACTATTGTCGTCCGTGTTGAGTGCATGGCCGAACACCCGCTGTACGGTAAGAGAATCAAACGCGCAAAGAAGTATGTAGCTCATGACGCAGAGAACACCTGCCGAATGGGAGATGAAGTGCGTATCCGAGAGACAAGGCCGTTAAGCAAGACCAAACGCTGGGAACTGCTGGAGATTACGCGCCGTGCTCCTGTGTTCGGCACTGACGAGACATTAGAGGCAGTATCAGAGGAGGTTCAGGGGTAA